A region of the Nitrososphaerota archaeon genome:
AAGGTAGTTCCAAGATGAGGTTGGTCCGTAAGTTCACTTGAGCCAAGTGCGCATTCATGCCAACTACCCTCAAAAATATAATTTAACTGCTCCTACACATCAATGCGACGTTCATCCAAGCCGTCGCATCGCATTTAGAGGGTGTCAATATGTGCATAGAAAAAGGATGCATAGGTAAAGATCAAGCTAGATTACTTCTGGGCTACTATCAGCAAGAAGTGTGGTGCACGCGGATGACCCAGGTAGATCTGTTTCTGAATCGATAGTTTGCCGTTTGTGAAAAGTTTGGAAAAGTATTCGCTAGACAAGGGGCGTCCTACTAGCGAGGGCCGCCTGAAAATCCGCCTTATCCAATTCTGATATAGTTTCGAGTGGTAAATCGGCGTGAATGACCATTCAAAAAGCTGATTGAAGTTTGAAACATTTTTCAAATTAAGGTGCCATCTTGTTAAGGGCAAAGTCACACTACCAATCACAAGTCCTCCTGGTTTCACAACCCGAGCCAACTCATTCATAGCCTTCTGAGGGGAAGGGAGATGGACGAAAGTTTCCATGCAACAAGCTACATCGAAGAAATTATTGTCATATTTCAGGTTCTCGATATCCATGATTTGGAACAATATGCTCTTGTCAACACTATGTTCTTCTGCCCTCCTCCTAGCTATTGTTAACATGTCATCCGATAAATCAATTGCATAAACCTTCTTTGCACCCCGTTTCGCGAAGTCTATTGCAAAACGCCCCTTTCCCGTTCCCGCATCTAGGATTAACTTATCTTTGGCATCAAAGAATTCATTAACAAGATGTCTTTGCTTGACATACAGATCTTGAAACAAACCGAGCTTTTCAGGTTCCCACCATCGTGAGACTGTTTTCTCTTTTTTGAAATAATTCTTTACACTGGACTCATCTAGGTTCAATTAGTGTCGCCTGATCTTACCTCCTGTTAGGACCTTGCCTAATTGGTATAAACTATTCGAGTTTCTTGAATAGACAATCCCATGATTCTAATATCGACACATAACATGTATCCGTCCATGTGATTATGACCTACTTGAAGGCGCTCCAGATTTGCGGAGAATCCATCTTTCATAGTTTAGAACAACCTTTATGACTCGACCAAGAAGATGTATTTCTTCGGTGGAGAGAGCTAGGCGATCCACATCAGCAAGACTGACGCCTCGGAATAGGGGAACCAAGGACAGGTATACAAATGTGAAGATAATCACATCTACCAAGAGGAGAACGGTTGGCGGGAGAATGTTATCGGGAATGTAGTACATAACAATCGAGCCCATTAGGGCGGCTGCTACTATACTTAGCAACGGACCAAGTGTCAGACGACTACGAATTAATCGCACTGAGAGAAAGAGTCCCAACACAGTGGTAATCACATTTGAGACTAAGATCGCATAAACAATCCCCACCCCCCCTAGTCCGGACAATACCGCCAGCCCTATACCCGCAACTACAAGCGATGCTGCTCCCGCTATGTTCAGAAGCATCGTAAACCTGCTCTTACCTATACCGTTAAGAAAGGAGGGTAACACCGTGAGACCAAATGCAACTGGAAGATATGAAATTGCAGTGAGTTGTAGAAAAATCACACCTTCTGAGTAGAATTGACCATAAATGACATCAAAGAGAAGTCCCGCAGAGGAAAAAAGGAAGACTACAACCGGCGTAAGTAGGAATGATACATACCGAACCGCGTAATCGAACGTTTGGGTTAGGTCTGCTCTGAGACCGTCTAGTGTGGAGAAGGAACGAATCAGGACTGTAGTTACGCCATTAGATATTACAAAGATTGAAATAGTCAAGTTTACCGCAGCTTGATACTCTCCAACAATCTCGTTTGTCGCGACCGAGGCCAGTATAATCAAAAGATATTGCGAGGCGCATCCAAATGCAAGACTGCCGGCAAAAATTTGGAAGCCATACCCAATCAGGGTCTTAATATCATTGACAAAACTGCTTACACCCTTGGACGATGACCGTAGTTTGAGAACATACAGAGTGAGCAGGGCTGCAGCACCCTGTACGACATATGGCGCAATGGTGCCTAGCACAGCTCCATACATTCCGAAACCGATGAGAATCAATGCAGGGCCTATCGCAAGCCTCAGTACTGCTTGTAAGATCGAGAATATACTTAGTTCCTTTATTAAATTCCATCCCACAAATGCGTAACCGGAGGCGTGCTGGGCTGCTTGAGCAATAATGAAGATAGAAGTGAGCTGTATGTAAGGAATAAGAGCAGCCCGCCCCAGAACAACCACTGCCATGTACGGCGCTGCATAGTAATTGGCTAGCGAGAGTACGATACCAAAG
Encoded here:
- a CDS encoding class I SAM-dependent methyltransferase; translation: MNLDESSVKNYFKKEKTVSRWWEPEKLGLFQDLYVKQRHLVNEFFDAKDKLILDAGTGKGRFAIDFAKRGAKKVYAIDLSDDMLTIARRRAEEHSVDKSILFQIMDIENLKYDNNFFDVACCMETFVHLPSPQKAMNELARVVKPGGLVIGSVTLPLTRWHLNLKNVSNFNQLFEWSFTPIYHSKLYQNWIRRIFRRPSLVGRPLSSEYFSKLFTNGKLSIQKQIYLGHPRAPHFLLIVAQK